Within the Trachemys scripta elegans isolate TJP31775 chromosome 4, CAS_Tse_1.0, whole genome shotgun sequence genome, the region CAAGTAcaagaattaaaataaacaatgccAGCGGCCAAACAATATTGGCACAAAACTAGACCATTTCCTTTTTCTAACCCTCCTCCCTCTAATAAATCCACCACCAATTAAATATCACTACTTCCCCTCTCACCAGCAGACAGTATATCCCCTGGGTAAAAATCCAGGTTGAATAAATGTGTTTGCACTGCCTCCCAAAAGTTCCCAAACTTGGGCTTTAGTGGAGATCAAGAATTCAAGGAAAGGCCATTGTGAGATTGTTACTTTGTTCACCCTTCATACAGGAAGAGGTCAGTGAGTGAGATGCAACTGATGCACAATCTTGGGGAGCACCTGCACACTGTGGAGAGACAGGATTGGCTTCAGCTGAAACTGCAGGATGTGCACAGTGCCCCCGAGGCACTGGTGGATGCTAGAACCCAGAGGCCCCGAAAGAAGGATGATATTGTTCTGGGAGAGATCAGAAGTCGTAGGCTGCTCCCTGAGCATTTgcaggcagcaatgcagaagaaACCTATTGTTCTGGACAAAGCTTACATGGACAACATCCTCTTCAAAACAAAGTCCCAGTGAAAGAGGCATAGCATTGTATCTGTCCAAGTAAGCACATGTCTGTAAGTCACCGAGCAACTAGggcattttgttattatttattatttgtattacattagtttctagaggccccaaccaagactgAAGCTCCATTCAGCTAGGTCCTTTACAAACATAAATTAAGAGATTGTCCCTACCCACCATCTCAAATGTTGATAATTTTTGAATATCTAATTCAATCGCTAATGGGTCCCATTTAtttccattgtttaaaaaaataatgtatgtttaaaaaaccaaaaaagcAGGAGGTTTAAAT harbors:
- the PTH gene encoding parathyroid hormone, coding for MISVKDMAKTAVVVYAICFFAKSDGKPAMKRSVSEMQLMHNLGEHLHTVERQDWLQLKLQDVHSAPEALVDARTQRPRKKDDIVLGEIRSRRLLPEHLQAAMQKKPIVLDKAYMDNILFKTKSQ